One genomic region from Sphingomicrobium aestuariivivum encodes:
- the rplA gene encoding 50S ribosomal protein L1, with protein sequence MAKLTKKQKALAEKVDSEKLYGVDEAISLVKELATSKFDETVEIAMNLGVDPRHADQMVRGVVAMPSGTGKTLKVAVFAKGDKADAAKEAGADVVGAEDLMEDMQNGNLDYDRVIATPDMMGVVGRLGKVLGPKGLMPNPKLGTVTPNPAEAVKNAKAGEVQYRAEKNGIVHAGIGKASFADKDLKANFDAFVNAIVKAKPSGAKGKYVQKVALSSTMGRGVRIDVSDVEGA encoded by the coding sequence ATGGCCAAGCTCACGAAGAAGCAGAAGGCGCTCGCCGAAAAGGTCGATTCCGAAAAGCTGTACGGCGTCGATGAAGCCATTTCGCTGGTCAAGGAACTGGCCACCTCGAAGTTCGACGAAACCGTCGAGATCGCCATGAACCTCGGTGTCGACCCGCGTCACGCCGACCAGATGGTCCGCGGCGTCGTCGCCATGCCCAGCGGCACCGGCAAGACCCTCAAGGTCGCCGTGTTCGCCAAGGGCGACAAGGCCGACGCGGCCAAGGAAGCCGGCGCGGACGTCGTCGGTGCCGAAGACCTCATGGAAGACATGCAGAACGGCAACCTCGACTATGACCGCGTGATCGCCACGCCGGACATGATGGGTGTCGTCGGTCGCCTCGGCAAGGTGCTCGGCCCCAAGGGCCTGATGCCGAACCCGAAGCTCGGTACAGTGACCCCCAACCCTGCCGAAGCGGTCAAGAACGCCAAGGCCGGTGAAGTCCAGTATCGCGCCGAGAAGAACGGCATCGTCCACGCCGGCATCGGCAAGGCGAGCTTCGCCGACAAGGACCTCAAGGCCAACTTCGACGCGTTCGTAAACGCGATCGTCAAGGCCAAGCCGTCGGGCGCCAAGGGCAAGTATGTCCAGAAGGTCGCGCTGTCCTCGACCATGGGTCGCGGCGTGCGCATCGACGTGAGCGACGTCGAAGGCGCGTAA
- a CDS encoding DksA/TraR family C4-type zinc finger protein: MAGGWTRDGAVQEQIDDTVSDAVAAARARLASGESLEECEECGEPIPPRRREALPGVRTCVECQSGRDAHVRHTTINRRGSKDSQLR, from the coding sequence ATGGCAGGCGGATGGACCCGCGACGGTGCGGTACAGGAACAGATCGACGACACGGTGAGCGACGCCGTCGCCGCCGCCCGCGCGCGCTTGGCCAGCGGCGAGAGCCTCGAGGAATGCGAGGAATGCGGCGAGCCCATCCCGCCGCGCCGCCGCGAGGCACTGCCCGGGGTGCGCACCTGCGTCGAGTGCCAGTCGGGCCGCGATGCGCATGTCCGCCACACGACCATCAACCGGCGCGGCTCGAAGGACAGCCAGCTCCGCTAG
- a CDS encoding fatty acyl-AMP ligase codes for MTNLDHNDPLAPEGTTPTQDALPRRIADFATLGDALDYAARGRRGMNFHDARGRLVSVLSYGQLQVDALAHAQRFLSLGLEPGMRVALVAETNPHFAACFFGAVYAGLWPVPLPLPTSFGGRDAYTEQLKVMLGSSDPQLFLYPEDMESFCTPAGDIREVPHRSWESLLDIEVGDAGLPQADPDAIAYLQYSSGSTRFPHGVAVTHRQLLDNLRAHGLGLKVGERDTDRCVSWLPWYHDMGLVGCMLSPMANQLSADYMKTEDFARRPLTWLDLISRNPGTTLSYSPTFGYDICARRISSKTKAEDRFDLSRWRIAGNGADMIRPDVMQSFVDAYAPAGFDPKSFCPSYGLAEATLAVSLMPPGEGIKLELVEEEKLAGGAPAPGGEDRPQRYRAIVNCGKAVEGMEIEIRDYDDRVLADHQVGRVLVRGGSVMTGYFRDPESTKACLSDDGWLDTGDMGYLSNDYIFIVGRAKDMIIINGRNHWPQDIEWAVEQLPGFKSGDIAAFALTTETGEELPAVLVHCRVSDLSERGRLRDEIKERVRSITGISPIVELVPPRSLPRTSSGKLSRTKARNMYVSGEIQPVDIAA; via the coding sequence TTGACCAATCTCGACCACAACGATCCGCTCGCGCCCGAGGGGACGACCCCGACGCAGGACGCACTGCCGCGCCGGATCGCCGATTTCGCCACCCTGGGCGATGCCCTCGACTATGCCGCGCGCGGTCGCCGCGGCATGAATTTCCACGACGCGCGCGGTCGTCTCGTCTCGGTCCTGTCCTACGGCCAGCTGCAGGTCGACGCGCTCGCCCATGCCCAGCGCTTCCTCTCGCTCGGGCTCGAGCCCGGCATGCGCGTGGCGCTGGTTGCCGAGACCAACCCGCATTTCGCCGCCTGCTTCTTCGGCGCGGTCTATGCCGGCCTGTGGCCGGTGCCGCTGCCGCTGCCGACCAGCTTTGGCGGGCGCGATGCCTATACGGAACAATTGAAGGTCATGCTCGGCAGCTCGGACCCGCAGCTGTTCCTCTACCCCGAGGACATGGAGAGCTTCTGCACCCCCGCGGGCGACATCCGCGAAGTGCCGCACCGCAGCTGGGAATCGCTGCTCGATATCGAGGTCGGCGATGCCGGCCTGCCGCAGGCCGACCCCGATGCGATCGCCTATCTCCAGTACAGCTCGGGCTCGACCCGCTTCCCCCACGGGGTCGCGGTCACCCATCGCCAGCTGCTCGACAACCTGCGCGCCCACGGCCTCGGCCTGAAGGTCGGCGAGCGCGACACCGACCGCTGCGTCAGCTGGCTGCCCTGGTACCATGACATGGGCCTCGTCGGCTGCATGCTCTCGCCCATGGCGAACCAGCTGTCGGCCGATTACATGAAGACCGAGGATTTTGCCCGTCGCCCGCTGACCTGGCTCGACCTCATCAGCCGCAACCCGGGCACCACCCTCTCCTATTCGCCGACCTTCGGTTACGACATCTGCGCGCGCCGCATCTCGTCCAAGACCAAGGCCGAGGATCGCTTCGACCTGTCGCGCTGGCGCATTGCCGGCAATGGCGCCGACATGATCCGCCCCGACGTCATGCAGAGCTTCGTCGACGCCTATGCGCCGGCGGGCTTCGATCCCAAGAGCTTCTGCCCGAGCTACGGCCTCGCCGAAGCCACGCTGGCGGTCAGCCTCATGCCGCCGGGCGAAGGCATCAAGCTCGAACTGGTCGAGGAAGAGAAGCTGGCCGGCGGCGCGCCCGCCCCGGGCGGCGAGGACCGTCCCCAGCGCTATCGCGCCATCGTCAACTGCGGCAAGGCCGTCGAGGGCATGGAAATCGAGATCCGCGATTATGACGACCGCGTGCTCGCCGACCATCAGGTCGGCCGCGTGCTGGTCCGTGGCGGCTCGGTCATGACCGGCTATTTCCGCGATCCGGAATCGACCAAGGCCTGCCTGTCGGACGACGGCTGGCTCGACACCGGCGACATGGGCTACCTGTCGAACGACTATATCTTCATCGTCGGCCGCGCCAAGGACATGATCATCATCAACGGCCGCAACCACTGGCCGCAGGACATCGAATGGGCGGTCGAGCAGCTACCCGGCTTCAAGTCGGGCGACATCGCCGCCTTCGCGCTGACCACCGAGACGGGCGAGGAACTGCCCGCCGTGCTGGTCCACTGCCGCGTCTCCGACCTTTCCGAGCGTGGCCGCCTTCGCGACGAGATCAAGGAGCGCGTGCGCTCGATCACCGGCATCTCGCCGATCGTCGAACTGGTGCCGCCGCGCAGCCTTCCCCGCACCTCGTCGGGCAAGCTGTCGCGCACCAAGGCGCGCAACATGTACGTGTCGGGCGAAATCCAGCCGGTCGATATTGCTGCCTAA
- a CDS encoding M16 family metallopeptidase — protein MFRIKALSGAALMALALPLAAAPATAAQDAGAAQLTVPPIAYESWTLDNGLTVIAIEDDTTPDVYVSMWYDVGSKHDPEGRGGFAHLFEHILSRKTENITYSSIAKYVDDVGGSRNASTWLDRTNYYETVPAAHLEPILWTHAERMARPVIDEDVFKAERDIVQEEYRQRYASPPYGRQLLAMNENLYSASPYRRATIGNIEELQSATLEDARAFFEAYYGPDTATLVVAGNFDEAQLREWTEQYFGDIPARANPISLEIDEKPQPIAARTVTVTAPNVPLPKVSYAWQIPGTANRDMAAVDLITTILTSGNSNRLDPALVRTGLAAGVGSFANDLEDGGFMMVDATVASGVEADTVAATLDEVLARFIAEGPTEAEMTEARNTILSNTLRRRETAAGRANELGEALVRTGDPEAANTRLEQVLSMTAAEVQAVAAKIMDPAHRLEMRYIKGDGDNAVWANPAPRPTLFTPPAATQPLREVKADGERMPWPTAGDEVTVPTTELERAQLSNGIEVLAGQTSDVPVGTMIIAFDGGAVVDPLEKAGRAAMAAALAEKGTASRSEEDIAAQLEALGAQVGASSSADGSYLYVLAPVANLEAAAMIAADLVKNATYPQDVFERERNRSLDGLRVSMNNPSALGGMLLGPVIFGNSPYAIPSSGTPDSLEAMTREDLLAYREAYWRPGNATIIASGGLSAERATAIAEKAFGDWTASGEAGVIVDSVASAMQPRRTVVVDMPGVGQAAVFAVARGVDANDPRLDAMQLVNAELGGSGTARLFDEVRNKRALSYGAYSGVSTLAHDGYISARSQTKNESAAEVAKLLVEEMGKVGDGHYTEEVLAPRRALLAGRADRGLQTSLGFAATVAGAVFEGVSPEKALSYGNRVRMVPAGQAGSMYGAFLEPERVSLVIVGDASMFIDDLRAWRPNVEVVSIDEFDIDSVLQP, from the coding sequence ATGTTCCGTATCAAAGCACTTAGTGGTGCCGCGCTGATGGCGCTGGCGCTCCCGCTGGCCGCCGCGCCGGCCACCGCCGCGCAGGACGCGGGCGCCGCGCAGCTCACCGTGCCGCCGATCGCCTATGAAAGCTGGACGCTCGACAATGGCCTGACCGTCATCGCCATCGAGGATGACACCACGCCCGACGTCTATGTCTCCATGTGGTATGACGTCGGCTCCAAGCACGACCCCGAGGGCCGCGGCGGTTTCGCCCACCTGTTCGAGCATATCCTGTCGCGCAAGACCGAGAACATCACCTATTCCTCGATCGCCAAATATGTCGATGACGTCGGCGGCAGCCGCAACGCCTCGACCTGGCTCGATCGCACCAACTATTACGAGACCGTGCCTGCCGCGCATCTCGAACCCATTCTCTGGACCCACGCCGAGCGCATGGCCCGCCCCGTCATCGACGAGGACGTGTTCAAGGCCGAGCGTGACATCGTGCAGGAGGAATATCGCCAGCGCTACGCCTCGCCGCCCTATGGCCGCCAGCTGCTCGCGATGAACGAGAACCTCTATTCGGCCTCGCCCTACCGCCGCGCCACCATCGGCAATATCGAGGAGCTGCAGTCGGCCACCCTCGAGGACGCGCGCGCCTTCTTCGAGGCCTATTACGGTCCCGACACCGCGACGCTGGTCGTCGCCGGCAATTTCGACGAGGCGCAGCTGCGCGAATGGACCGAGCAGTATTTCGGTGACATCCCCGCGCGCGCCAACCCGATCAGCCTCGAGATCGATGAGAAGCCGCAGCCGATCGCGGCGCGCACCGTCACGGTGACCGCGCCCAACGTGCCGCTGCCCAAGGTCAGCTATGCCTGGCAGATCCCGGGCACGGCGAACCGCGACATGGCCGCCGTCGACCTCATCACCACCATCCTCACCTCGGGCAACAGCAACCGCCTCGACCCCGCGCTGGTGCGCACGGGGCTGGCCGCGGGCGTCGGCAGCTTCGCCAACGACCTCGAGGACGGCGGCTTCATGATGGTCGATGCGACCGTCGCCAGCGGGGTCGAGGCCGACACCGTCGCCGCCACGCTCGACGAGGTGCTCGCCCGCTTCATCGCCGAAGGCCCGACCGAGGCCGAAATGACCGAGGCGCGCAACACCATCCTGTCGAACACGCTGCGCCGCCGCGAGACCGCTGCCGGCCGCGCCAACGAGCTTGGCGAGGCGCTGGTGCGCACCGGCGATCCCGAGGCTGCCAACACGCGCCTCGAACAGGTGCTGTCGATGACCGCTGCCGAGGTGCAGGCGGTGGCCGCCAAGATCATGGATCCCGCGCACCGTCTCGAGATGCGTTACATCAAGGGTGATGGCGACAACGCGGTCTGGGCCAACCCCGCGCCGCGCCCGACGCTCTTCACCCCGCCCGCCGCGACCCAGCCGCTTCGCGAGGTCAAGGCGGACGGCGAACGCATGCCGTGGCCGACCGCGGGCGACGAGGTCACCGTGCCGACCACCGAACTCGAGCGCGCGCAGCTGTCGAACGGCATCGAAGTGCTCGCCGGGCAGACCAGTGACGTGCCCGTCGGCACCATGATCATCGCCTTCGACGGCGGCGCCGTCGTCGATCCGCTCGAGAAGGCGGGCCGTGCCGCCATGGCCGCCGCGCTTGCCGAAAAGGGCACCGCGAGCCGCAGCGAGGAAGACATCGCCGCGCAGCTCGAGGCGCTGGGCGCGCAGGTCGGGGCCTCCTCCTCGGCCGACGGCAGCTACCTCTATGTCCTCGCGCCGGTCGCCAATCTCGAGGCCGCCGCGATGATCGCCGCCGACCTCGTCAAGAATGCGACCTATCCGCAGGACGTGTTCGAGCGCGAACGCAACCGCTCGCTCGACGGCCTGCGCGTGTCGATGAACAATCCCTCGGCATTGGGCGGCATGCTGCTCGGCCCCGTGATCTTCGGCAATTCGCCTTATGCGATCCCGTCGAGCGGCACGCCCGACAGCCTCGAGGCGATGACCCGCGAGGATCTCCTCGCCTATCGCGAAGCCTATTGGCGTCCCGGGAATGCGACCATCATCGCCTCGGGCGGCCTCAGCGCCGAGCGCGCCACCGCCATCGCCGAAAAGGCGTTCGGTGACTGGACCGCGAGCGGCGAAGCAGGCGTGATCGTCGACAGTGTCGCCTCGGCCATGCAGCCGCGCCGCACGGTGGTCGTGGACATGCCGGGCGTGGGCCAGGCGGCGGTGTTCGCGGTCGCGCGCGGCGTCGATGCGAACGATCCGCGCCTCGATGCCATGCAGCTCGTCAACGCCGAGCTCGGCGGTTCGGGCACCGCGCGCCTGTTCGACGAAGTGCGCAACAAGCGTGCCCTGTCCTATGGCGCCTATAGCGGCGTCTCGACGCTGGCGCATGACGGCTACATCTCGGCCCGCTCGCAGACCAAGAACGAGAGCGCGGCGGAAGTCGCCAAGCTGCTGGTCGAGGAAATGGGCAAGGTCGGCGATGGCCATTATACCGAAGAGGTGCTGGCGCCGCGCCGTGCGTTGCTCGCGGGCCGCGCCGATCGCGGTCTCCAGACCAGCCTCGGCTTTGCCGCCACCGTCGCCGGTGCGGTGTTCGAAGGCGTTTCGCCCGAAAAGGCGCTCTCCTACGGCAACCGCGTGCGCATGGTCCCGGCCGGCCAGGCAGGCTCCATGTACGGCGCCTTCCTCGAGCCCGAGCGCGTGTCGCTGGTGATTGTCGGCGATGCCTCGATGTTCATCGACGACCTGCGCGCCTGGCGCCCGAACGTCGAGGTGGTAAGCATCGACGAGTTCGACATCGACAGCGTGCTGCAGCCGTAA
- the rplL gene encoding 50S ribosomal protein L7/L12: MADLEKIVDQLSELTVLEAAELAKMLEDKWGVSASAAVAVAGPAAGGGEAAAEEKDEFDVILTGDGGKKINVIKEVRAITGLGLGEAKALVEGAPKPLKEGASKAEAEEIKGKIEAAGGTVELK; this comes from the coding sequence ATGGCTGATCTGGAAAAGATTGTTGACCAGCTTTCGGAACTCACCGTTCTCGAAGCTGCCGAGCTCGCCAAGATGCTCGAAGACAAGTGGGGCGTGAGCGCCTCGGCCGCCGTCGCCGTTGCCGGCCCGGCTGCTGGTGGTGGCGAAGCCGCCGCTGAAGAAAAGGACGAGTTCGACGTGATCCTCACCGGCGACGGTGGCAAGAAGATCAACGTCATCAAGGAAGTCCGCGCGATCACCGGTCTCGGTCTCGGCGAAGCCAAGGCGCTCGTCGAAGGCGCGCCGAAGCCCCTCAAGGAAGGTGCTTCGAAGGCCGAAGCCGAAGAAATCAAGGGCAAGATCGAAGCCGCTGGCGGCACCGTCGAGCTCAAGTAA
- a CDS encoding FAD-dependent oxidoreductase, whose translation MKRVPLDRAHVDAIRKIAEEREYEEGEMVAEVGDPMDRFVYVLTGEIEVVDPYSGARLIESSLGPTQFMGELAFLNAGSFTLPMRAAKPTRTLEAPREKMLDLMSKRPELSDHVIGVFSARRRKQFEDHRSAIKLIGADRDSAVQEVARFLSRNRIPFQSFDLDNPEGEGIQLCQLADHEPAVIFNEGMILDDPTPRAVARLLGLDLNVCERAEADLLIVGGGPAGVAAAVYAGAEGLTALAIEDTAIGGQAGTSSRIENYMGFPTGISGADLIYRGQVQAMKFGTRFVMPRRVVGLKRTDDHRFCATLDDGGDEICAHAVLVATGVQYRRLPLARLREFEGSGIYYAATEMEARFCAGKPALIIGGGNSAGQAAMFLSRHAACVKLIVRGDSLADSMSSYLRERLEAEPNIEIHYDCEVTALHGDKRLEEVTIQCGGEDGAREDCAGLFIMIGAAPNTDWLSGLVELDEKGFVKTGEEAGVPSPYQTSCKGIFAVGDVRAGSVKRVASAVGEGSVVVSEIWRHVADCHEKLGQDPPGEMDD comes from the coding sequence ATGAAGCGTGTGCCGCTCGACCGCGCACATGTCGACGCCATCCGGAAAATCGCCGAGGAGCGCGAATATGAGGAGGGCGAGATGGTCGCCGAGGTGGGCGATCCGATGGACCGTTTCGTCTATGTCCTCACCGGCGAGATCGAGGTAGTCGACCCCTATTCGGGGGCGCGGCTGATCGAGAGCAGCCTGGGGCCGACGCAGTTCATGGGCGAGCTCGCCTTTCTGAACGCGGGCAGCTTCACCCTGCCGATGCGCGCGGCCAAGCCGACCCGCACCCTTGAAGCGCCGCGGGAAAAAATGCTCGACCTCATGTCCAAGCGCCCCGAGCTGTCCGACCATGTCATCGGCGTCTTCTCGGCGCGCAGGCGCAAGCAGTTCGAGGACCATCGCTCGGCGATCAAGCTGATCGGCGCCGACCGCGACAGCGCGGTGCAGGAAGTCGCCCGCTTCCTGTCGCGCAACCGCATCCCCTTCCAGAGCTTCGACCTCGACAATCCCGAGGGCGAGGGCATCCAATTGTGCCAGCTCGCCGACCACGAGCCGGCGGTGATCTTCAACGAGGGCATGATCCTCGACGACCCCACCCCGCGCGCCGTCGCCCGCCTCCTCGGCCTCGACCTCAACGTGTGCGAGCGGGCCGAAGCGGACCTGCTGATCGTCGGCGGTGGCCCCGCGGGCGTTGCTGCCGCCGTCTATGCGGGCGCCGAGGGCCTCACCGCGCTGGCGATCGAGGACACGGCGATCGGCGGGCAGGCGGGCACCTCGAGCCGGATCGAGAATTACATGGGCTTTCCCACCGGCATCTCCGGCGCCGACCTCATCTATCGCGGGCAGGTGCAGGCGATGAAGTTCGGTACGCGCTTCGTGATGCCGCGCCGCGTGGTGGGGTTGAAGCGCACCGACGACCATCGTTTCTGTGCCACGCTCGACGATGGCGGGGACGAGATCTGCGCCCATGCCGTGCTGGTGGCGACCGGCGTGCAATATCGCCGCCTGCCGCTGGCCCGGCTGCGCGAGTTCGAGGGGTCGGGCATCTATTATGCGGCGACCGAGATGGAGGCGCGCTTCTGTGCGGGCAAGCCCGCGCTCATCATCGGCGGCGGCAACAGCGCCGGACAGGCCGCCATGTTCCTGTCGCGCCATGCGGCCTGCGTGAAACTGATCGTGCGGGGCGACAGCCTCGCTGACAGCATGTCGAGCTATTTGCGCGAACGGCTCGAGGCCGAACCCAATATCGAGATCCATTATGATTGCGAGGTCACCGCGCTCCACGGCGACAAACGCCTCGAGGAAGTGACGATCCAGTGCGGTGGCGAGGACGGCGCGCGCGAGGATTGCGCGGGGCTCTTCATCATGATCGGCGCGGCGCCCAATACCGACTGGCTGTCGGGGCTGGTGGAGCTCGACGAGAAAGGCTTCGTCAAGACGGGCGAGGAGGCGGGCGTCCCCTCCCCCTACCAAACGAGCTGCAAGGGCATCTTCGCGGTCGGCGACGTGCGCGCGGGCTCGGTCAAGCGTGTGGCAAGCGCCGTGGGCGAAGGCTCGGTGGTGGTGAGCGAAATCTGGCGCCACGTCGCCGACTGCCACGAGAAGCTCGGGCAGGACCCGCCCGGCGAAATGGACGACTGA
- a CDS encoding sensor histidine kinase, producing MTDELMRHAVTVADYMPHGMCLLWQPWLVFLWAGSDALIFASYMAIPVALLMVLRRRKDVPHRGIVMLFASFILLCGFTHLFGIVTLWVPIYPYVGALKLATGIVSTITAILLFRMIPALVALPSPGDLRRANEELREARDALEAKVDERTAELSDANAKLAILTREAVHRSNNLLAVVSSLARQSARDAKDIESYVETFAGRIDALAGATSSIMRGDDKTSQGVETIVRRQLEPLLAVHGDKVRIEGPLVRIGSEAAQQISLALHELSTNAQKYGGLDHDEAEIVVRWHVEDGRFKLVWCETFEPTAGPAPFSGERIGFGTKLLVRVVPTMLRGKAERNVDEAHFIYSLDVPVDGLGAGSEGQGETGIAARIVDETFGA from the coding sequence ATGACAGACGAGCTGATGCGCCACGCGGTCACGGTGGCCGACTACATGCCCCACGGCATGTGCCTGTTGTGGCAGCCGTGGCTGGTATTCCTGTGGGCGGGCTCCGACGCGCTCATCTTCGCCTCCTACATGGCGATCCCCGTGGCGCTGCTGATGGTGCTGAGGCGCCGCAAGGACGTGCCCCACCGCGGCATCGTCATGCTGTTCGCCAGCTTCATCCTCCTGTGCGGCTTCACGCACCTGTTCGGCATCGTCACCTTGTGGGTGCCCATCTACCCCTATGTCGGCGCGCTCAAGCTGGCGACCGGCATCGTTTCCACCATCACCGCGATCCTCCTGTTCCGCATGATCCCCGCCCTCGTCGCCTTGCCGAGCCCCGGCGACTTGCGCCGCGCCAACGAGGAACTGCGCGAGGCGCGCGACGCGCTCGAGGCCAAGGTCGATGAGCGCACCGCCGAACTGTCCGACGCCAATGCCAAGCTCGCCATCCTGACGCGCGAGGCGGTGCATCGCTCGAACAACCTGCTCGCCGTCGTCTCCTCGCTCGCCCGCCAGAGCGCGCGCGATGCCAAGGATATCGAGAGCTATGTCGAGACCTTCGCCGGGCGCATCGACGCGCTCGCCGGCGCGACCAGCTCCATCATGCGCGGCGACGACAAGACCAGCCAGGGGGTGGAGACCATCGTCCGCCGCCAGCTCGAGCCGCTGCTCGCGGTCCATGGCGATAAAGTGCGGATCGAGGGGCCGCTGGTGCGCATCGGCTCGGAAGCCGCGCAGCAGATCAGCCTCGCGCTCCACGAACTGTCGACCAACGCGCAGAAATATGGCGGCCTCGACCATGACGAGGCGGAGATCGTCGTGCGCTGGCATGTCGAGGACGGGCGCTTCAAGCTCGTCTGGTGCGAGACCTTCGAACCGACCGCCGGCCCCGCGCCCTTCTCGGGCGAGCGCATCGGTTTCGGCACCAAGCTCCTCGTCCGCGTCGTGCCGACGATGCTGCGCGGCAAGGCCGAGCGCAATGTCGACGAGGCGCATTTCATCTATTCGCTCGACGTGCCGGTCGACGGACTTGGCGCGGGCTCCGAAGGGCAGGGCGAGACCGGTATTGCCGCACGCATCGTCGACGAGACCTTTGGCGCCTAG
- the secE gene encoding preprotein translocase subunit SecE translates to MAKTSPAELISQVRAEARKVVWPTRKETVQTAIMVLIMTAILAFFFLGVDSAFRAVVNFLIGLIG, encoded by the coding sequence GTGGCCAAGACGAGCCCCGCAGAACTGATTTCGCAGGTCCGTGCCGAAGCGCGCAAGGTCGTCTGGCCGACCCGCAAGGAAACCGTCCAGACCGCGATCATGGTGCTCATCATGACCGCGATCCTCGCCTTCTTCTTCCTCGGCGTCGACAGCGCCTTCCGCGCCGTCGTCAACTTCCTCATCGGCCTCATCGGCTGA
- the rplJ gene encoding 50S ribosomal protein L10, giving the protein MDRSQKADLVAELKSVFAETGVVVVTRNNGLSVSQSTELRNQMRDAGAQFKVAKNRLAKIALEGSDYQPISDLLQGPTALATSSDPVAAAKIAVNFAKDNEDFEILGGAMGTTVLDVNGIKALAELPSLDELRGTLVGLIQAPATKIARIAKEPGGMLARVLSAKAAA; this is encoded by the coding sequence ATGGATCGTTCGCAAAAAGCCGATCTGGTTGCCGAGCTGAAGAGCGTCTTTGCGGAGACGGGTGTGGTGGTCGTGACCCGGAACAACGGGTTGTCGGTCTCGCAGTCGACTGAACTTCGCAACCAGATGCGCGACGCCGGTGCCCAGTTCAAGGTCGCGAAGAACCGCCTTGCCAAGATCGCGCTCGAGGGCAGCGACTACCAGCCGATCTCGGACCTGCTTCAGGGTCCGACCGCGCTGGCGACGTCGTCCGACCCCGTCGCGGCCGCGAAGATCGCGGTCAACTTCGCCAAGGACAACGAAGATTTCGAAATCCTCGGCGGGGCGATGGGGACGACCGTCCTCGACGTGAACGGCATCAAGGCCCTGGCCGAACTGCCCTCGCTCGACGAACTGCGTGGCACGCTGGTCGGCCTTATCCAGGCCCCGGCGACGAAGATCGCGCGGATCGCCAAGGAACCGGGCGGCATGCTCGCCCGCGTCCTGAGCGCCAAGGCTGCGGCCTAA
- the rplK gene encoding 50S ribosomal protein L11: MAKKISGYIKLQVPSGVANPSPPIGPALGQRGVNIMEFCKAFNAATQDMEKNMPIPTTITVYADRSFSFTMKTPPASFLLKRAAKLKSGSKEPGKVSAGTIKRSEVAKIAETKMADLNANDIEAATKIIEGSARAMGLEVVEG; this comes from the coding sequence ATGGCGAAGAAGATTTCGGGCTATATCAAGCTCCAGGTGCCTTCGGGCGTCGCCAACCCCTCCCCGCCGATCGGCCCCGCGCTCGGTCAGCGTGGTGTCAACATCATGGAATTCTGCAAGGCCTTCAACGCCGCCACGCAGGACATGGAAAAGAACATGCCGATCCCGACGACCATCACGGTCTATGCGGATCGCAGCTTCTCCTTCACCATGAAGACCCCGCCCGCCAGCTTCCTCCTGAAGCGCGCCGCCAAGCTCAAGTCGGGTTCGAAGGAACCGGGCAAGGTCTCGGCCGGCACGATCAAGCGCAGCGAAGTTGCCAAGATCGCGGAAACCAAGATGGCCGACCTCAATGCCAATGACATCGAGGCCGCCACGAAGATCATCGAAGGCTCGGCGCGCGCCATGGGCCTCGAAGTGGTGGAGGGTTAA
- the nusG gene encoding transcription termination/antitermination protein NusG: MSRWYIIHAYSGFENKVKEAVLSEAKRLGLEEAVERVEVPTETVTEIKRGKKVQTERKFMPGYVLAKLTMTDDVFHLVKNTPKVTGFLGNGGKPQPIPDAQANRMLDTKDETAEAPKQKISVDYEIGDNVKVLDGPFASFNGIVEELNFERGMVKVSVSIFGRATPVELEFDQVELVK; this comes from the coding sequence ATGTCCCGCTGGTACATCATCCACGCCTATTCCGGTTTCGAGAACAAGGTGAAGGAAGCCGTCCTCTCCGAAGCCAAGCGCCTCGGCCTCGAGGAAGCGGTCGAGCGCGTCGAGGTTCCGACCGAGACGGTCACCGAGATCAAGCGCGGCAAGAAGGTCCAGACCGAACGCAAGTTCATGCCGGGCTATGTGCTGGCCAAGCTGACCATGACCGACGATGTCTTCCACCTCGTGAAGAACACGCCCAAGGTCACCGGTTTCCTCGGCAATGGCGGCAAGCCGCAGCCGATCCCCGACGCGCAGGCCAACCGCATGCTCGACACCAAGGACGAGACCGCCGAGGCGCCCAAGCAGAAGATCTCGGTCGATTACGAGATCGGCGACAACGTCAAGGTGCTCGACGGCCCCTTCGCGAGCTTCAACGGCATCGTCGAAGAGCTCAACTTCGAGCGCGGCATGGTCAAGGTGTCGGTCTCGATCTTCGGCCGCGCCACCCCGGTCGAGCTGGAATTCGACCAGGTCGAACTGGTCAAGTAG